In one Brevibacterium sp. CBA3109 genomic region, the following are encoded:
- a CDS encoding DEAD/DEAH box helicase yields MAETEPDFAELGVAGPIVASLAAKGITHPFPIQAMTLPVALSGADIIGQAKTGTGKTLGFGIPLLQRVVGKNEDGAAPADPENTPEIGTDSAETRLPQALVVVPTRELAKQVAADLVTASTQRDIDIMTIYGGMDFDPQIKQLKSGVDVVVGTPGRLLDLYGRKVLRLHKARTVVLDEADEMLDLGFLPDVEKIINAVPAHRQTMLFSATMPGAVITLARRYMSRPTHIRAHDNEDLSLLGKNTAQFVYRAHSMDKSELVARMLQAEGRGCTIIFTRTKRTADKLAAELGDRGFQVKPLHGDLGQVQREKALKSFRDGQVDVLVATDVAARGIDIDDVTHVVNYQCPDDEKTYVHRIGRTGRAGNTGIAVTLVDWDDMPRWRLINKALGLDHDEPAETYSTSSHFFADLSIPKGTKGRLRRQQTEGSEDHAGPKKSEQRRGSSSGHRGSSAGEEGTKKPRRNRERRRTRGGKPVGRTSSAPSDGQTSAD; encoded by the coding sequence ATGGCGGAGACAGAACCAGATTTCGCTGAACTTGGAGTCGCTGGACCGATCGTAGCCTCATTGGCTGCCAAGGGCATCACACATCCCTTCCCGATCCAGGCGATGACGCTGCCGGTGGCACTGTCCGGAGCCGACATCATCGGACAAGCGAAGACCGGAACTGGCAAGACGCTGGGCTTCGGCATTCCTCTCCTGCAGCGTGTCGTCGGCAAGAATGAAGATGGTGCTGCCCCGGCAGATCCCGAGAACACACCGGAGATCGGCACTGACAGCGCCGAGACACGCCTCCCCCAGGCTCTGGTCGTCGTGCCCACCCGTGAGCTGGCCAAGCAGGTCGCTGCCGATCTCGTGACCGCCTCCACACAGCGTGACATCGACATCATGACGATCTACGGCGGCATGGACTTCGACCCGCAGATCAAGCAGCTCAAGTCGGGTGTCGATGTAGTCGTCGGCACTCCCGGTCGTCTCCTCGACCTCTACGGGCGCAAGGTTCTCCGGTTGCACAAGGCCCGCACGGTCGTCCTCGACGAGGCCGACGAAATGCTCGACCTCGGGTTCCTGCCCGACGTCGAGAAGATCATCAACGCTGTGCCCGCACACCGTCAGACCATGCTCTTCTCCGCCACCATGCCCGGCGCGGTCATCACCCTGGCCCGGCGCTACATGAGTCGCCCCACGCATATTCGCGCCCACGACAACGAAGATCTGTCGCTGTTGGGCAAGAACACGGCGCAGTTCGTCTATCGTGCCCACTCGATGGACAAGAGCGAACTCGTCGCCCGCATGCTGCAGGCCGAGGGACGTGGATGCACCATCATCTTCACCCGCACCAAACGGACTGCAGACAAGCTCGCCGCGGAACTCGGCGACCGGGGCTTCCAAGTCAAACCGCTGCACGGCGACCTCGGTCAGGTACAGCGTGAGAAGGCCCTGAAGTCCTTCCGTGACGGTCAGGTCGACGTGCTCGTCGCCACCGATGTCGCGGCACGCGGAATCGACATCGACGATGTCACCCACGTCGTGAACTATCAGTGTCCAGACGATGAGAAGACCTACGTCCACCGCATCGGCCGCACCGGCCGCGCCGGCAATACGGGCATCGCAGTAACCCTCGTCGACTGGGACGACATGCCTCGCTGGCGACTGATCAACAAGGCCCTCGGACTCGACCACGATGAACCCGCCGAGACCTACTCGACGTCGTCGCACTTCTTCGCCGACCTCTCCATTCCGAAGGGAACGAAGGGCCGTCTGCGCAGGCAGCAGACCGAAGGCTCTGAGGACCATGCAGGTCCCAAGAAGTCGGAACAGCGCCGAGGCAGTTCCTCTGGCCACCGCGGATCTTCTGCCGGTGAAGAGGGGACGAAGAAGCCACGACGCAACCGCGAACGTCGCCGCACCCGTGGCGGCAAGCCTGTGGGACGCACCTCCAGTGCTCCCAGCGACGGCCAGACCTCCGCGGACTAG
- a CDS encoding aminopeptidase P family protein: MTAHNEDSTEKTQALDDRVNNRSHRPNSQAFRNFVAEGWDRTPLDAQALAAAGFTPARRAKVSAAFPGERLVIPAGGHKVRSNDTDYRFRAHSAFIHLTGLEADSEPDAVLVFEPENDTHSVTLYFRPRAGSDTVEFFSDSRYGEYWVGPRADLEAMSTMTGIATESSATVDDAITKDLGAISLRLVRQADVRIDSVIDVARTQVQADLEISEAGDVELAQLLSELRLLKDEHEVEALREAVAITRSGFDNVVAALPTAVAHRRGERVIETAFETAARTDGNGIGYDTIAAAGNHACTLHWIRNDGAVRAGDLVLVDAGAEADSLYTADITRTLPVSGTFTEVQAKIYDAVLDASDAAFAVAADHVNREVKFREIHEAAMEVIATRLEEFGILPVSAAQSLSPDGQHHRRWMVHGTSHHLGLDVHDCAQARADMYLDAVLQPGMVFTIEPGLYFKTDDLLLPEEFRGNGVRIEDDVLVTADGVENLSAGFPRARADVEAWVQGR; encoded by the coding sequence ATGACAGCCCACAATGAAGACAGCACTGAGAAGACCCAGGCCCTTGACGATCGCGTCAACAACCGTTCCCATCGCCCCAATTCGCAGGCATTCCGTAATTTCGTTGCCGAGGGATGGGACCGCACGCCGCTCGACGCCCAGGCTCTGGCCGCAGCCGGATTCACTCCCGCACGTCGGGCGAAGGTCTCCGCGGCCTTCCCAGGTGAACGACTCGTCATCCCGGCCGGCGGCCACAAGGTCCGGTCCAACGACACCGACTACCGCTTCCGTGCCCACTCGGCATTCATCCATCTGACCGGCCTCGAGGCCGATTCCGAGCCGGATGCCGTCCTCGTCTTCGAACCCGAGAACGACACCCACAGCGTGACCCTGTACTTCCGTCCCCGCGCGGGTTCGGACACCGTCGAGTTCTTCTCCGATTCCCGGTACGGCGAATACTGGGTCGGACCCCGCGCCGACCTCGAAGCGATGTCGACGATGACGGGCATCGCCACCGAGAGCTCCGCAACAGTTGACGATGCGATCACGAAAGACCTCGGTGCGATCTCCCTCCGGCTGGTCCGCCAAGCCGATGTCCGCATCGACTCGGTCATCGATGTCGCCCGCACTCAGGTGCAGGCCGATCTCGAGATCTCGGAGGCCGGCGATGTCGAACTGGCCCAGCTGCTGTCCGAGCTGCGACTGCTCAAGGACGAGCACGAGGTCGAAGCTCTGCGTGAAGCCGTCGCCATCACCCGTTCCGGCTTCGACAACGTCGTCGCCGCACTGCCCACCGCGGTCGCTCATCGTCGCGGCGAACGCGTCATCGAGACCGCCTTCGAAACAGCTGCCCGAACTGATGGCAACGGCATCGGCTACGACACGATCGCGGCCGCCGGCAACCATGCCTGCACCCTGCACTGGATCCGCAATGACGGTGCGGTCCGGGCCGGGGACCTCGTCCTCGTCGATGCCGGGGCAGAGGCTGATTCCCTCTACACCGCCGATATCACTCGCACGCTCCCGGTCTCGGGAACCTTCACCGAGGTCCAGGCGAAGATCTACGACGCTGTCCTCGACGCCTCGGACGCGGCCTTCGCCGTCGCCGCTGACCATGTCAACCGTGAGGTGAAGTTCCGCGAGATCCACGAAGCGGCGATGGAAGTCATCGCCACCCGCCTCGAAGAATTCGGCATCCTGCCGGTCTCTGCAGCCCAGTCGCTGTCGCCGGATGGCCAACATCACCGGCGCTGGATGGTGCACGGGACCAGCCACCACCTGGGGCTCGACGTCCACGACTGTGCTCAGGCCCGGGCGGACATGTATCTCGATGCAGTGCTGCAACCCGGCATGGTCTTCACGATCGAGCCCGGCCTGTACTTCAAGACCGATGACCTGCTCCTGCCTGAGGAATTCCGCGGCAACGGTGTGCGCATCGAAGACGACGTCCTCGTCACCGCCGACGGTGTCGAAAACCTCTCGGCAGGCTTTCCACGCGCCCGCGCCGATGTCGAGGCCTGGGTCCAGGGACGATGA
- a CDS encoding acyltransferase, whose amino-acid sequence MFGSHRPDAESVETAPPDGIRPQIRSQESPLASRGHRDDVDVMRVLAGLTVMVGHSGGVLIGRGEEADNNHAWLLGHLAEAVNPWAVPMFFMIAGWATLVGAPPRSGAKVWNRIIRHLVPLFAWSIIFILGFNLFNTDSVDVRHDLVRTFLEAGRPAFHLWYLYAYIPLTLVFGTLVLFWRGQRPWKLAALAVVLACSSVWAPFVLEQLGSTQSTWKWGFATYQVVYFCMGAFFIHYAKDLRPPMWTLVLAFGVCALGVFWWESSYSYPIANANPLIVGLAISVILIISRIELGEGTKRFFTKLAAASFGAFLVHVFFLELFFGRLFVIEASPLLLVVQYVGYLGLTAVLSYALSLAWGKLRLRRILG is encoded by the coding sequence TTGTTCGGTTCACACCGGCCGGACGCGGAGTCCGTCGAAACAGCACCACCGGATGGAATCCGCCCACAGATACGGTCTCAGGAGTCCCCTCTCGCCTCCCGGGGCCACCGCGATGACGTCGACGTCATGCGCGTCCTGGCCGGACTGACCGTGATGGTCGGCCACTCCGGCGGAGTCCTCATCGGACGCGGTGAGGAGGCGGACAACAATCACGCCTGGCTGTTGGGTCACCTCGCCGAGGCGGTCAATCCGTGGGCGGTCCCGATGTTCTTCATGATCGCCGGCTGGGCAACCCTCGTGGGTGCGCCTCCACGGTCAGGGGCGAAGGTCTGGAACCGCATCATCCGTCACCTCGTGCCGCTGTTCGCGTGGTCGATCATCTTCATCCTCGGCTTCAATCTCTTCAACACCGACAGTGTCGACGTTCGCCACGATCTGGTCCGAACCTTCCTCGAGGCTGGCCGGCCTGCGTTCCATCTCTGGTACCTCTACGCCTATATCCCTCTCACCCTCGTCTTCGGAACTCTCGTGCTGTTCTGGCGCGGGCAGCGGCCGTGGAAGCTTGCTGCTCTGGCCGTCGTCCTGGCCTGTTCGAGTGTCTGGGCGCCGTTCGTGCTCGAGCAGCTCGGTTCCACCCAGAGCACATGGAAGTGGGGCTTTGCGACCTACCAGGTGGTGTATTTCTGCATGGGTGCATTCTTCATCCACTATGCGAAGGATCTGCGTCCGCCGATGTGGACGCTCGTACTCGCTTTCGGAGTCTGCGCACTCGGAGTCTTCTGGTGGGAATCGAGCTACTCGTACCCGATCGCCAACGCGAATCCGCTCATCGTCGGGTTGGCGATCAGTGTCATCCTCATCATCTCCCGCATCGAGCTGGGCGAAGGCACGAAACGATTCTTCACAAAGCTGGCTGCGGCCTCATTCGGTGCATTCCTCGTGCATGTGTTCTTCCTCGAACTCTTCTTCGGCCGCCTCTTCGTCATCGAAGCCTCGCCCCTGCTGCTGGTCGTGCAGTATGTGGGTTACCTCGGGCTGACCGCGGTCCTGTCCTACGCACTCAGCCTGGCGTGGGGAAAGCTGCGTTTGCGCAGGATTCTCGGCTGA
- a CDS encoding ferritin-like fold-containing protein, producing the protein MPDSAPLAGNNAATLALLAFGELTAFERMATNATTAVHMDDKVTLARLASLSFANFEELSQHISRLGQDAVELCQHFEPTFTVLAERTRPRDWHESLMKGFVFDGIMNDFYRTAVDELSEPEYSLAITILDDTRATEYVRNRLTLDVAADTQLASRLALWGRKLVAETLGRARSLLTDPFLGIDEELVVASIPAVTANHSKRMSALGLVA; encoded by the coding sequence ATGCCCGATTCTGCCCCATTGGCCGGTAATAATGCTGCTACGCTCGCACTTCTGGCGTTCGGCGAGCTGACCGCTTTCGAACGAATGGCCACCAATGCGACCACCGCTGTGCACATGGACGATAAAGTCACTTTGGCGCGGCTGGCCTCTCTGTCCTTTGCGAACTTCGAAGAGCTCTCGCAGCACATCAGTCGATTGGGCCAGGACGCGGTCGAGCTCTGTCAGCATTTCGAGCCGACCTTCACCGTGCTGGCTGAACGGACTCGTCCTCGTGACTGGCACGAAAGTCTCATGAAGGGATTCGTCTTCGACGGAATCATGAATGACTTCTACCGCACGGCCGTGGATGAGCTCAGCGAGCCCGAATACAGCCTGGCAATTACAATTCTCGATGATACACGTGCGACCGAATATGTGCGCAATCGCCTGACGCTCGACGTTGCTGCCGATACTCAGCTGGCCTCGCGTCTGGCGCTGTGGGGACGCAAGCTGGTGGCCGAAACCCTGGGTCGCGCGCGCAGCCTTCTCACCGACCCCTTTCTCGGCATCGATGAGGAGTTGGTGGTGGCATCGATTCCGGCAGTGACAGCCAACCATTCGAAGCGGATGTCAGCCCTGGGACTCGTGGCCTGA
- a CDS encoding P1 family peptidase, whose protein sequence is MSMGPIRGRGILEIPGIAVGHAGQFAPGRLTGVTAVLPPSGAQVGVDVRGGGPATHETDVIAPGTHSYGADAIVLTGGSALGLASVSGVVRTLAEAGRGFPAPGLADTVIPLVPAAAIFDLGRGDGSARPPTDVDGAMAARAALRSTHDGAEASAVRGSLGAGLGARSGMQSMRSSLGSVSIRLPSGYTVAALVVANPLGTIGTSDGTLWAHPLLGSYGFDLPKIGHLPAAPVSTAEATSAKNTTIAIVATNAALDPAQVTRMASGAHAGIARAIRPSHTLFDGDTVFGIATGDVGLPEDFAASTLDQVSITAAAADALSLAIIDAHVAAAPVEDSWGQPPTLSDVAPEFAEAFAALA, encoded by the coding sequence ATGAGCATGGGCCCGATCCGGGGCCGGGGAATCCTGGAGATCCCGGGAATCGCTGTGGGCCACGCCGGCCAGTTCGCCCCGGGCCGGCTGACCGGGGTCACTGCCGTCCTGCCTCCATCGGGTGCGCAGGTCGGCGTCGACGTCCGCGGCGGCGGGCCGGCCACCCATGAGACCGACGTCATCGCCCCCGGCACCCATTCCTATGGTGCCGATGCGATCGTCCTCACCGGCGGCTCGGCCCTGGGGCTGGCGTCGGTGAGCGGTGTCGTTCGCACCCTCGCCGAGGCAGGCCGTGGATTCCCCGCCCCGGGCCTTGCCGACACGGTCATTCCCCTCGTCCCGGCTGCCGCGATCTTCGACCTCGGACGAGGCGATGGCTCGGCACGTCCGCCCACGGACGTCGACGGAGCGATGGCGGCCCGTGCGGCCCTTCGCTCCACCCACGATGGGGCAGAGGCCTCCGCAGTCAGGGGCAGCCTCGGCGCGGGTCTTGGTGCTCGGTCGGGAATGCAGAGCATGCGCAGCTCATTGGGCTCGGTCTCGATCCGTCTGCCCAGCGGCTACACCGTAGCTGCGCTTGTGGTGGCCAACCCGCTCGGGACGATCGGGACTTCCGATGGCACGCTGTGGGCTCACCCACTCCTGGGCTCCTATGGGTTCGATCTGCCGAAGATCGGGCATCTGCCCGCGGCTCCCGTATCCACGGCGGAGGCCACCTCGGCGAAGAACACGACCATCGCCATCGTCGCCACGAACGCGGCGTTGGATCCTGCACAGGTCACACGCATGGCCTCTGGTGCCCATGCCGGCATTGCCCGGGCGATCCGCCCCTCACACACGCTCTTCGACGGCGACACGGTCTTCGGCATCGCCACAGGTGATGTGGGCCTGCCTGAAGACTTCGCGGCCTCGACACTCGACCAAGTCTCGATCACCGCCGCGGCCGCGGATGCCCTGAGCTTGGCGATCATCGACGCTCACGTCGCTGCCGCACCTGTGGAGGATTCGTGGGGTCAGCCGCCGACGCTCAGCGATGTCGCCCCCGAGTTTGCAGAGGCCTTCGCCGCGCTGGCCTGA
- a CDS encoding PHP domain-containing protein, with amino-acid sequence MVIDLHVHTAFSDGTQTPSELISEASMEGIDVLGVTDHDTTAGWAPAEAAARVYGLGLVRGMEISCRHEGISVHLLSYLHDPYDTGLAAVVEETRRARLDRTHLIIDRLAEDYPIDMDAVLAVSGEDATIGRPHIADALVGAGIVKSRTEAFASILSSHGKYHVSLPTIDPITAISLIREAGGVSVFAHPRAAMRGLVVPDTAMADFIAAGLDGLEVDHRDNPPNEREVMRRLASDHDLIITGSSDYHGTGKPNRLGEHATTDHMFAKLLDRANSRPGGVDFIQS; translated from the coding sequence ATGGTCATTGATCTCCATGTGCACACTGCTTTCTCGGACGGGACTCAAACCCCGTCCGAACTCATATCCGAAGCGTCGATGGAAGGCATCGACGTACTCGGCGTCACGGACCATGACACCACCGCCGGGTGGGCGCCAGCGGAAGCTGCCGCCAGGGTCTACGGCCTGGGTCTGGTCCGGGGAATGGAGATCTCGTGTCGGCACGAGGGAATCAGCGTGCACCTGCTGTCCTATCTCCACGACCCCTATGACACCGGCTTGGCTGCGGTGGTCGAGGAGACACGACGCGCCCGTCTTGACCGCACACACCTCATCATCGACCGTCTGGCGGAGGACTATCCCATCGACATGGATGCGGTCCTCGCAGTCTCCGGCGAAGATGCGACGATTGGTCGACCCCATATCGCCGATGCTCTGGTGGGCGCAGGCATCGTCAAGTCGCGCACCGAAGCCTTCGCCTCGATCCTGTCCAGTCACGGCAAATACCATGTCAGCCTGCCGACGATTGATCCCATTACGGCCATCTCACTGATCCGAGAGGCCGGGGGAGTCTCCGTCTTCGCCCACCCGCGCGCCGCGATGCGCGGCCTGGTCGTCCCCGATACGGCGATGGCCGATTTCATCGCAGCCGGTCTTGACGGTCTTGAGGTCGATCATCGTGACAACCCGCCAAACGAACGTGAGGTCATGCGCAGGCTCGCCAGCGACCACGACCTCATCATCACCGGGTCAAGTGACTATCACGGCACCGGAAAGCCCAACCGGCTGGGCGAGCACGCGACGACGGACCACATGTTCGCCAAGCTCCTCGACCGTGCCAACTCCCGTCCCGGGGGAGTCGACTTCATTCAGAGCTGA